In one Arachis duranensis cultivar V14167 chromosome 9, aradu.V14167.gnm2.J7QH, whole genome shotgun sequence genomic region, the following are encoded:
- the LOC107465304 gene encoding translationally-controlled tumor protein homolog isoform X2 — protein MLVYQDLLTGDELLSDSFPYKEIENGILWEVEGKWVVQGAIDVDIGANPSAEGGEEDEGVDDQTVKVVDIVDTFRLQEQPAFDKKQFVTFMKRYIKLLTAKLEPEKQEHFKKNIEGATKFLLSKLSDLQFFVGESMHDDGSLVFAYYKEGATDPTFLYFAHGLKEVKC, from the exons ATGCTGGTTTACCAGGATCTTCTTACAG GCGATGAACTTCTCTCTGACTCGTTCCCTTACAAGGAAATTGAGAATGGAATCCTCTGGGAAGTTGAAGGAAAG TGGGTTGTTCAAGGAGCAATTGATGTAGATATTGGTGCTAACCCTTCCGCAGAAGGCGGAGAAGAGGATGAGGGTGTCGATGATCAAACTGTCAAAGTAGTTGATATTGTTGATACTTTTAGGCTTCAG GAGCAACCAGCTTTTGATAAGAAACAATTTGTTACTTTCATGAAGAGATACATTAAGTTGCTGACAGCCAAATTAGAGCCAGAGAAGCAAGAGCACTTCAAGAAGAACATTGAGGGAGCAACTAAGTTCCTCCTCTCAAAGCTCAGTGACCTTCAATT TTTTGTTGGGGAGAGCATGCACGATGATGGAAGCCTGGTGTTTGCATATTACAAGGAAGGTGCAACTGATCCTACTTTTCTCTACTTTGCTCATGGATTGAAGGAAGTCAAGTGTTAA